A genomic segment from Leptolyngbya boryana PCC 6306 encodes:
- a CDS encoding hybrid sensor histidine kinase/response regulator, producing the protein MVRDCDITYQNWLEKPSVQVLLVEDSAPEVRLLQEILKSTILTRFELVPVQRMSDAIAQLKSTHFDIVLLDLTLPDSTGLDSVSNLTSQFPSVAIVVLTNTNDDDLAINAVRHGAQDYLMKRQLNPDTLIRSMRYAIERKQAAEALREANEILEQRVQERTAELKQEIERCQKIQARLELAQKAAKTGTFEWNLQTNEINWTAEAEALYGLAPGSFAGSYEHWIELLHPDDRTKIEIEDQQALDTEFRILHPDGSLRWIAVQSSLVAQPLRMLGIQMDITEKKQLEAQFLRAQRLESLGTLAGGVAHDLNNILTPILAVTQILPLKLPNLDDRNRYLLKTAETSARRGADLVKQILSFARGVEGHRVSLQLSHVLREVQQIIQQTLPKSIDIHTNIASDLCTITGDATQIHQILMNLCVNARDAMPEGGTLTLQAENIEIDHAIARLHLDAHVGSYVVITVTDTGTGISPENLNRIFDPFFTTKEIGKGTGLGLSALLGIVRSHHGFVDVQSQFNQGSQFKIYLPADCSKECPSEETLQSLSGQQAWVLVVDDEQAVCDTLQAMLLAHEYQVVVAKGGTEAISLLTEHSEIQTVIMDLMMPTLDGWATLPLLRRVNGEIYAIAMSGLASTEIVTQAERRGFQGFLQKPFTTQDLLKVLAQQQQQLSFLV; encoded by the coding sequence TTGGTTAGAGACTGCGACATTACCTATCAGAACTGGTTAGAGAAGCCTTCTGTGCAGGTGCTGCTTGTAGAGGATAGTGCTCCAGAAGTGCGCCTGCTCCAAGAAATTCTCAAAAGCACGATTCTGACTCGATTTGAGCTTGTCCCAGTACAGCGCATGTCAGATGCGATCGCACAGTTAAAATCGACTCATTTTGATATCGTTTTACTTGATTTGACTTTACCTGATAGCACTGGACTCGATTCTGTGAGTAACTTAACCTCTCAGTTTCCCAGTGTTGCGATCGTTGTTCTGACGAATACCAATGATGATGATCTAGCAATCAATGCAGTTCGACATGGCGCTCAGGACTATTTGATGAAGCGTCAACTCAATCCGGATACATTGATTCGCTCGATGCGATATGCGATCGAGCGAAAACAAGCCGCAGAAGCATTGCGGGAGGCAAATGAAATCTTAGAGCAACGCGTTCAAGAACGTACCGCAGAACTCAAGCAAGAGATTGAAAGATGTCAAAAAATCCAAGCCCGATTAGAACTCGCTCAAAAAGCTGCGAAAACTGGAACCTTTGAATGGAATCTACAAACGAACGAGATTAATTGGACAGCCGAGGCTGAAGCACTTTATGGTCTAGCTCCGGGAAGTTTTGCTGGGAGCTATGAGCATTGGATTGAGCTACTTCATCCTGACGATCGAACTAAGATTGAGATTGAAGATCAGCAAGCTCTCGATACTGAATTCCGAATTCTGCACCCTGACGGAAGTCTGCGCTGGATTGCGGTACAAAGTAGCCTTGTGGCTCAACCGCTGCGAATGCTTGGCATTCAAATGGACATTACCGAGAAAAAGCAGCTCGAAGCCCAATTTCTCAGAGCACAAAGACTCGAAAGTTTAGGTACTCTAGCAGGTGGAGTGGCGCATGATCTCAACAATATTCTCACGCCCATTTTGGCAGTCACTCAGATTCTGCCGCTGAAGCTTCCCAATCTCGACGATCGCAATCGCTACCTCTTAAAGACGGCTGAAACGAGCGCGCGGCGCGGCGCGGACTTGGTGAAGCAAATTCTCTCGTTTGCAAGAGGAGTCGAAGGACATCGCGTCAGTTTGCAATTGAGTCATGTTCTGCGTGAGGTGCAGCAAATCATTCAGCAGACTTTACCTAAATCGATCGACATTCATACCAATATTGCTTCTGACCTTTGCACGATTACAGGTGATGCAACCCAGATCCATCAGATTCTAATGAATCTCTGTGTGAATGCGCGGGATGCCATGCCTGAAGGTGGAACTCTAACGCTGCAGGCTGAGAACATTGAAATTGATCATGCGATCGCGCGGTTACATCTTGATGCTCACGTGGGTTCTTATGTGGTCATCACTGTCACAGATACCGGAACGGGCATTTCGCCAGAAAATCTCAATCGGATCTTTGATCCATTCTTCACGACGAAAGAGATCGGAAAAGGTACAGGTTTAGGACTTTCTGCTTTACTAGGCATTGTTAGAAGCCATCATGGATTTGTTGATGTTCAAAGTCAGTTTAATCAAGGGAGTCAGTTCAAAATTTATCTGCCTGCGGATTGCTCAAAAGAGTGTCCTTCAGAGGAGACACTACAGTCTCTATCAGGTCAGCAAGCTTGGGTACTAGTCGTGGATGATGAGCAGGCAGTCTGTGATACTTTACAAGCGATGCTATTGGCTCATGAGTATCAGGTTGTTGTCGCAAAAGGGGGGACAGAAGCGATCTCACTGTTGACCGAACATTCAGAGATTCAAACTGTGATCATGGATCTGATGATGCCGACATTAGATGGATGGGCAACGTTACCTTTACTACGGCGAGTGAACGGAGAAATTTATGCGATCGCGATGAGCGGACTTGCATCCACTGAAATTGTGACTCAAGCTGAAAGACGTGGCTTTCAAGGATTCTTACAAAAACCATTTACGACTCAAGATCTGCTGAAAGTACTCGCTCAACAACAACAGCAATTGTCGTTTTTGGTGTAG
- a CDS encoding GNAT family N-acetyltransferase — protein MQFTFHPAEDFSDLKRFGRILSQCFDAPLSDEPTYLSRIGVENTRLLWADQEVIGGLGLLNLGQWYNRVNLPMVGVAAVGIAPEWRGQGSAIALLKSTLQELHDREVPLSVLFSAAQPLYRKVGYEQAGAFCIWEVDTASIQLHSQELPVRSLSLDSPLFATLYNQQAQRNQGFLDRNSVIWSNLYSFDAKSPTYAYQIGEEGYITFQQNQGRLIVKDWVLLSPAAMRQFWAFLSHHRSQIDRIEWKSSPIDVLSLCLPDQTAKIKSLSRWMLRIVHLKQALEQRSYPNSIETELHLNVHDSLFSSNHGLFTLSIAKGKGTLTPGGKGELQLSINALSPLYTGLLTAEQLACSYQLNGTATAIETATSLFSSPLPWMPDAF, from the coding sequence ATGCAATTCACTTTTCATCCTGCTGAAGATTTCAGCGATCTCAAACGGTTTGGCAGAATTTTGTCGCAGTGCTTTGATGCGCCACTTTCAGATGAGCCTACTTATCTCAGTCGAATTGGAGTAGAGAATACTCGGCTTTTATGGGCAGACCAAGAAGTGATCGGAGGATTGGGATTGCTCAATTTAGGGCAATGGTACAACCGAGTGAACTTGCCGATGGTTGGAGTCGCAGCCGTGGGCATTGCTCCAGAATGGCGAGGACAAGGCAGCGCGATCGCGCTATTAAAATCGACGTTGCAAGAACTGCATGATCGAGAAGTGCCTCTCTCTGTCTTATTTTCTGCGGCTCAACCTTTGTATCGAAAAGTCGGATATGAGCAAGCTGGAGCTTTTTGCATTTGGGAAGTGGATACGGCGAGCATTCAACTTCACTCGCAAGAATTGCCAGTCCGATCGTTAAGTTTAGATTCTCCTCTGTTTGCTACACTATACAATCAGCAAGCCCAACGAAATCAAGGGTTTCTCGATCGCAATTCTGTCATTTGGTCGAATCTCTATAGCTTTGATGCAAAATCTCCAACGTATGCTTATCAAATTGGAGAAGAAGGCTATATTACCTTTCAGCAAAACCAAGGACGGTTGATTGTCAAAGATTGGGTTTTACTGTCACCTGCTGCGATGCGGCAGTTCTGGGCGTTTTTATCACATCATCGATCGCAAATCGATCGCATTGAATGGAAAAGCTCACCCATTGATGTTCTTAGTTTATGTCTGCCGGATCAAACTGCTAAAATCAAATCCTTGAGTCGGTGGATGCTACGGATTGTGCACCTTAAACAAGCACTAGAACAGCGGAGCTATCCGAATTCAATCGAAACTGAACTCCATCTCAATGTTCACGATTCCCTATTTTCAAGCAATCATGGCTTATTTACGCTGAGTATTGCCAAAGGGAAAGGAACCTTGACCCCAGGGGGCAAAGGTGAGCTACAGCTCAGCATTAATGCACTTTCTCCCCTGTATACAGGATTGTTAACCGCAGAGCAACTCGCTTGCTCATACCAACTGAACGGAACTGCAACTGCGATCGAGACTGCAACCTCTCTCTTTTCGAGTCCGCTTCCCTGGATGCCTGATGCATTTTAA
- the xseB gene encoding exodeoxyribonuclease VII small subunit, with product MANSSRFNPSKTLNQLSTDTWNYEQTVARVEEILTRIESGELELAAVFEEFSTAVEYLRQCETFLAERQRQVDLLIETLTDEAEF from the coding sequence ATGGCTAATTCTTCTCGCTTCAACCCTTCTAAAACATTGAATCAACTCTCTACGGACACTTGGAACTATGAGCAGACCGTGGCACGAGTTGAGGAGATTTTGACGCGAATTGAATCCGGCGAATTGGAATTAGCGGCTGTGTTTGAAGAGTTTTCGACGGCTGTAGAGTATTTGCGGCAGTGTGAAACATTTCTGGCAGAGCGTCAGCGTCAGGTAGATTTGCTCATCGAAACCTTGACTGACGAAGCTGAGTTTTAA
- a CDS encoding DNA double-strand break repair nuclease NurA, producing the protein MLDLTKLAQQMQGISQQLTLEATATRQRLDRAQLLMAQANERQADLVQMQELWRDRLNFTAAMPLESLDTRIEIAAPPAAHTVIATDGSQIAPSHHEIAYCYLINVGRIILHYGQSKLPLLDSLPEVFYRPEDLYVSRQWGIRTEEWMGYQRTALEAQILAELAQALTDEMEAPTLALTDGSLIYWFLEQLPAEARDRILAPILAAWDQLRAISVPLVGYISASRSGEALNFLRLQSCPYLAPDCMTHCSEVVDRAPCQVLDPLKDAALWAIRLEPGQRSPLWKSSARIQEFYGDHAIHFCYVNVGSEIARVEVPAWVAADEDMLQSALSLVLGQVQKGYGYPVALAEAHNQAVVRGGDRARFFALLEQQMIKAGLRNVGTSYKETRKRGSIA; encoded by the coding sequence ATGTTAGATCTGACAAAACTCGCTCAACAAATGCAAGGCATTAGCCAACAGTTGACCCTCGAAGCAACGGCAACTCGACAACGCCTCGATCGAGCACAATTGCTAATGGCGCAAGCAAATGAGCGACAAGCAGATCTCGTGCAAATGCAAGAACTATGGCGCGATCGCTTAAATTTCACCGCAGCGATGCCACTCGAATCCCTCGACACTCGCATTGAGATTGCTGCACCTCCGGCTGCTCATACGGTGATTGCCACCGATGGTTCTCAAATCGCACCCAGTCATCATGAAATTGCTTATTGCTATTTGATCAATGTGGGACGGATCATTTTGCACTATGGGCAAAGCAAGTTACCTTTACTCGATAGCTTGCCAGAAGTCTTTTATCGCCCTGAAGATCTCTATGTTTCTAGGCAATGGGGAATTCGCACCGAGGAGTGGATGGGCTATCAAAGAACTGCTTTAGAAGCGCAAATTCTAGCAGAGTTAGCACAAGCTCTAACTGATGAAATGGAAGCTCCAACACTCGCGCTTACAGATGGTTCTTTGATTTACTGGTTTTTGGAACAGTTACCTGCTGAAGCACGCGATCGTATTCTGGCTCCCATCCTAGCCGCATGGGATCAATTAAGAGCGATTTCCGTGCCGCTAGTTGGTTATATCAGTGCTTCTCGCAGCGGAGAAGCTTTGAATTTCTTAAGGCTGCAAAGCTGTCCTTACCTCGCACCGGACTGTATGACGCATTGTAGTGAAGTCGTCGATCGTGCGCCTTGCCAAGTCCTCGATCCACTTAAAGATGCAGCTTTGTGGGCAATTAGGCTAGAACCGGGACAACGTAGTCCCTTATGGAAGAGTTCGGCTCGAATTCAGGAATTTTATGGCGATCATGCGATTCATTTCTGCTATGTGAATGTTGGTAGTGAAATTGCGCGGGTGGAAGTTCCGGCTTGGGTTGCAGCCGATGAGGATATGTTGCAATCTGCATTGAGTTTAGTATTGGGTCAGGTACAGAAAGGATATGGATATCCCGTGGCGCTGGCAGAGGCGCATAATCAAGCTGTTGTACGCGGCGGCGATCGCGCTCGATTCTTTGCACTTCTCGAACAGCAGATGATCAAAGCTGGATTGCGCAATGTCGGCACGTCCTACAAAGAAACTCGAAAGCGGGGCAGTATCGCTTGA
- a CDS encoding response regulator, with protein MPERKRIFLIEDNRGDIRLIQEALKSTATECDVIVARDGMEAMQILQAQDPYPDLILLDLNLPKKDGREVLAEIKADPLLKHIPVVVLTTSRNEEDIHKSYDLHVNCYIAKSRNLPQLFKIIQGIEEFWLETATLPIRTG; from the coding sequence ATGCCGGAAAGAAAACGCATCTTTCTCATCGAAGATAATCGAGGCGACATTCGGCTCATCCAAGAAGCGCTGAAAAGCACAGCGACAGAATGTGATGTGATTGTTGCTCGCGATGGCATGGAAGCGATGCAGATCCTTCAGGCTCAAGATCCTTACCCGGATTTGATTCTGTTGGATCTGAACTTACCAAAAAAAGATGGGCGGGAAGTGCTAGCAGAGATCAAAGCTGATCCTTTGCTCAAGCATATTCCCGTGGTTGTTCTGACCACTTCGCGCAATGAAGAAGACATTCATAAAAGCTACGATTTGCATGTCAATTGCTACATTGCTAAATCTCGAAATTTACCCCAACTATTTAAGATTATTCAGGGGATTGAGGAATTTTGGTTAGAGACTGCGACATTACCTATCAGAACTGGTTAG
- a CDS encoding NAD(P)/FAD-dependent oxidoreductase — protein MSRFQHAIVIGSGMAGLLAGRVLANHFEQVTIVERDRFPDAPQPRNGMPQSRHLHVLLMRGQLILEALFPGLRDQLIQAGAVSLNPSGDVALFSAFGWLPRYESNLVQISMSRDLLDWTIRQRLEQVENVQFLPESQVTGLIATKDGQGIAGVKIQDQSLYADWIVDASGQTSKTPQWLKALGYEPPAEMFVNAFIGYSSRIYRLPAGVRADWKGIFIACSPQGATRGGILFPIEGDRWSVGLSGAERDYPPTTEAEFLKFAKTLVSPEIYEAIKEAEPLTPIYGFRKTENRLRRYEKMQHQPENFVVLGHAACTFNPIYGQGMTVAALSAQTLDRCFTQHRSSSLKGLARKIQKEVAKVQNQPWTFAINQDYRYSSAEGLKSQGLNRLLDLYFDHLGQLMTQKKEIYQAFLEVMHMLKPASSLFQPGIAIQVLGQALRSTAARETNKKETIEPSTVSNNA, from the coding sequence ATGAGCAGATTTCAACATGCGATCGTGATTGGCAGTGGAATGGCAGGATTGTTAGCAGGCAGGGTTTTAGCAAATCACTTCGAGCAAGTGACGATCGTGGAACGAGATCGGTTTCCCGATGCACCTCAGCCCCGAAATGGTATGCCTCAATCTCGGCACTTACACGTTCTGTTAATGCGCGGACAGTTAATTCTCGAAGCATTGTTTCCAGGACTACGCGATCAGTTGATTCAAGCTGGCGCAGTATCCTTAAATCCTTCAGGCGATGTGGCATTGTTTAGTGCGTTTGGGTGGCTCCCCCGGTACGAATCGAACTTAGTCCAAATCTCAATGAGCCGAGATTTACTGGATTGGACAATTCGACAACGATTAGAGCAAGTCGAAAATGTACAATTTCTGCCAGAATCTCAGGTCACAGGACTGATTGCAACTAAAGACGGACAAGGAATTGCTGGCGTTAAAATTCAAGACCAATCTCTCTATGCAGATTGGATTGTAGATGCGAGTGGACAAACTTCCAAAACGCCGCAATGGCTCAAAGCTTTAGGATATGAACCTCCAGCAGAAATGTTTGTCAATGCCTTTATTGGATATTCGAGTCGCATCTATCGGCTGCCCGCGGGCGTTCGAGCCGATTGGAAAGGCATCTTTATTGCCTGTTCGCCTCAAGGTGCAACGAGAGGGGGCATACTTTTCCCGATCGAAGGCGATCGCTGGTCAGTCGGACTGTCTGGAGCAGAACGAGATTATCCGCCGACGACTGAAGCAGAGTTTCTAAAGTTTGCAAAAACCTTGGTCAGTCCTGAGATCTATGAGGCAATCAAAGAGGCAGAACCCTTAACGCCAATTTACGGGTTTCGGAAAACTGAAAATCGATTGCGACGGTATGAGAAAATGCAGCACCAACCTGAGAATTTCGTCGTGCTCGGACATGCAGCCTGTACGTTTAATCCAATTTATGGACAGGGTATGACGGTTGCAGCGCTCAGCGCCCAAACTTTGGATCGGTGTTTCACACAACATCGATCGAGTTCACTAAAAGGTCTGGCTCGAAAAATTCAAAAAGAGGTCGCGAAGGTACAAAATCAGCCTTGGACGTTTGCGATTAATCAGGATTATCGCTACAGCAGTGCTGAAGGGCTAAAGTCCCAAGGACTGAATCGATTGCTCGATCTGTATTTCGATCATCTCGGTCAATTGATGACGCAGAAAAAAGAGATTTATCAAGCGTTCTTAGAAGTCATGCACATGCTTAAACCTGCTTCAAGTCTGTTTCAACCAGGGATTGCAATTCAAGTGCTAGGACAAGCACTGCGATCAACAGCAGCGAGAGAAACAAATAAAAAAGAGACAATTGAACCTTCAACTGTCTCTAATAATGCTTAG
- the recA gene encoding recombinase RecA codes for MASKTTTTETTDKQKALNLVLTQIERNFGKGSIMRLGDATRMKVETIPTGALTLDLALGGGLPKGRVIEIYGPESSGKTTLALHAVAEVQKSGGIAAYVDAEHALDPSYSAALGVDIANLLISQPDTGESALEIVDQLVRSTAVDVVVVDSVAALVPRAEIEGEMGDSHMGLQARLMSQALRKITGNIGKSGCTVIFINQLRQKIGVTYGSPETTTGGQALKYYASVRLDIRRIQTLKKGTEEFGTRAKVKVAKNKVAPPFRIAEFDIIFGKGISTLGCLVDLAEETNVIVRKGAWYSYKGENISQGRDNAIKYLEERPEIAKEVEVQVREKLEMGAQVSANSVGQVDEHELMDDDETLDEE; via the coding sequence ATGGCAAGTAAAACAACAACAACAGAAACGACCGATAAGCAAAAAGCCCTAAATCTCGTGCTCACCCAGATCGAGCGCAACTTCGGGAAAGGCAGTATTATGCGCCTAGGCGATGCCACCCGGATGAAAGTAGAAACGATTCCAACGGGAGCCTTGACGCTGGATTTGGCGCTCGGTGGCGGCTTGCCGAAAGGTCGAGTGATCGAGATTTACGGCCCTGAAAGTTCGGGTAAAACGACGCTGGCGCTTCATGCAGTTGCAGAAGTGCAAAAGTCGGGTGGGATTGCAGCCTATGTCGATGCTGAACACGCGCTTGATCCGAGCTACTCAGCAGCTTTGGGTGTCGATATTGCAAATCTCTTGATTTCTCAGCCAGATACGGGTGAATCGGCATTGGAAATCGTGGATCAGCTTGTACGATCGACTGCCGTTGATGTGGTCGTCGTGGACTCGGTTGCAGCGTTGGTTCCTCGGGCTGAAATTGAAGGCGAGATGGGTGATTCGCACATGGGTCTGCAAGCCCGTTTGATGAGCCAAGCCTTACGGAAAATCACCGGAAACATCGGCAAATCGGGCTGTACGGTGATTTTTATTAACCAGTTGCGGCAAAAGATTGGCGTGACCTACGGTAGCCCAGAAACGACCACAGGTGGTCAAGCTCTGAAGTACTACGCTTCGGTACGACTGGATATTCGTCGAATTCAAACACTGAAGAAGGGAACCGAAGAGTTTGGAACCCGTGCGAAAGTGAAGGTGGCAAAAAACAAGGTTGCGCCTCCGTTCCGAATTGCAGAATTTGACATCATTTTTGGTAAGGGAATCTCTACGCTTGGATGTTTGGTCGATTTGGCGGAAGAGACCAATGTGATTGTCCGTAAAGGCGCATGGTATAGCTACAAGGGCGAGAATATCAGTCAAGGTCGAGATAATGCCATTAAGTATCTCGAAGAGCGTCCAGAGATTGCCAAAGAAGTTGAAGTGCAGGTGCGTGAAAAGCTAGAGATGGGCGCGCAGGTGTCAGCGAATTCAGTGGGTCAAGTGGATGAGCACGAGCTAATGGATGATGACGAAACCCTAGATGAAGAATAG
- a CDS encoding Vat family streptogramin A O-acetyltransferase translates to MYGADPKDKHPMKGFPQICFIQNTVQNPNIIIGDYTYYDDPEDSENFERNVLYHFDFIGDRLIIGKFCAIATGVKFIMNGANHKLSGFSTYPFNIFGNGWETVTPVPQELPYKGDTVIGNDVWLGYEAIIMPGVQIGDGAIVAAKSVVTKDVPAYTIVGGNPAKPIRQRFSDEVVQELLSIAWWNWDIQKITRNLDKIVSADLDALRACE, encoded by the coding sequence ATGTACGGAGCCGATCCGAAAGACAAGCACCCGATGAAGGGATTTCCCCAAATCTGCTTCATTCAAAATACCGTTCAGAATCCCAATATCATCATTGGCGATTACACCTACTACGATGATCCAGAAGACTCTGAAAACTTTGAGCGCAATGTTCTCTACCACTTTGACTTTATTGGCGATCGCTTAATCATCGGTAAGTTCTGCGCCATTGCAACAGGAGTCAAGTTCATCATGAATGGCGCAAATCATAAGCTCTCTGGCTTCTCAACTTATCCGTTTAACATCTTTGGCAATGGATGGGAGACAGTCACACCAGTTCCTCAAGAGCTTCCATATAAAGGCGATACGGTGATTGGCAATGATGTTTGGTTGGGTTATGAAGCGATAATTATGCCGGGAGTTCAGATTGGAGACGGCGCGATCGTGGCTGCGAAATCGGTCGTCACGAAAGACGTTCCTGCTTATACGATCGTTGGAGGCAATCCCGCAAAACCAATTCGACAGCGATTCTCAGATGAAGTCGTGCAAGAGCTATTGTCGATCGCTTGGTGGAATTGGGATATCCAAAAAATTACCCGCAATCTAGACAAAATCGTTTCAGCCGATTTAGATGCCTTGAGAGCTTGTGAATAA
- the xseA gene encoding exodeoxyribonuclease VII large subunit translates to MTSKLPNLLVPDSALSVADLTAYIQSLIEQDDQLRQVWLTGEVSSATRYRSGLFFTLQDPAAKAVIQCVVWSSQLHKLTTIPAPGEQLIVLGRVHVQPHRGSYQLVVWQALPGGEGLRALRSRQLKDRLEAEGLFDVDRKRPIPSHPQTVAVVTSPQAAAWGDIQRTLKRRYPGLRVLFSPALVQGDQAPSAIVNAIRRVERDGRADVLILSRGGGAIEDMACFNDENVVRAIANCSIPVIAGIGHQRDESLADLAADVFAHTPTAAAEQAVPCLADLYEIHLERSEALSSAMARYMMIAQDRLVGLRDRMSRLKLDRALKQEMQVVSWLQQRLIHSTQRRFQSASQHCQMLQEKLTTLDPQAVLQRGYAVVRSAKGIVRSAKDVKIGDNLTIQLGQGEIEVYVNSVLNTSAQPNPEQL, encoded by the coding sequence ATGACCTCGAAACTGCCGAATTTATTGGTTCCGGATTCCGCCCTATCTGTGGCGGATTTAACGGCTTACATTCAATCGCTGATCGAGCAGGATGATCAACTGCGTCAGGTTTGGTTAACCGGAGAGGTTTCGAGTGCAACTCGATATCGCAGCGGTTTGTTTTTTACGCTGCAAGATCCAGCGGCCAAGGCGGTGATTCAGTGTGTGGTTTGGAGTAGTCAATTGCATAAGTTGACGACGATCCCAGCGCCGGGAGAACAGTTGATTGTGCTCGGTCGGGTGCATGTACAGCCGCACCGGGGCAGTTATCAGTTGGTGGTCTGGCAGGCACTTCCGGGTGGGGAAGGTCTGCGTGCTTTGCGATCGCGTCAACTCAAAGACCGTCTAGAAGCAGAAGGGCTGTTTGATGTCGATCGCAAACGCCCAATTCCATCTCATCCTCAAACTGTGGCGGTGGTGACTTCACCGCAAGCCGCCGCTTGGGGAGACATTCAAAGAACGCTCAAACGACGGTATCCAGGTCTTCGGGTGCTGTTTTCCCCTGCATTAGTGCAAGGTGATCAGGCTCCCAGCGCGATCGTCAATGCGATCAGGCGAGTGGAGCGAGATGGCAGAGCGGATGTACTAATTCTATCACGAGGAGGCGGTGCGATCGAAGATATGGCTTGTTTTAATGACGAAAATGTGGTGAGAGCGATCGCAAACTGCTCAATTCCAGTAATTGCGGGCATCGGACATCAAAGAGACGAGTCGTTGGCGGATTTAGCAGCCGATGTTTTTGCACATACGCCAACTGCGGCGGCAGAACAGGCAGTGCCTTGTTTGGCGGATTTGTATGAGATTCATTTAGAGCGATCTGAGGCATTAAGCTCAGCCATGGCGAGGTACATGATGATCGCTCAGGATCGATTGGTGGGATTGCGCGATCGCATGTCTCGCTTGAAGCTCGATCGGGCATTAAAACAGGAAATGCAAGTCGTATCCTGGTTGCAGCAGCGATTAATTCATTCGACGCAAAGACGATTTCAATCCGCATCGCAGCATTGTCAGATGCTTCAAGAAAAATTAACAACGCTTGATCCGCAAGCCGTTTTGCAGCGAGGATATGCGGTCGTCCGTTCTGCGAAAGGAATTGTGCGATCTGCCAAAGATGTAAAAATTGGAGATAACTTGACAATTCAACTCGGACAAGGAGAAATTGAGGTGTACGTCAATAGTGTATTGAATACATCAGCCCAACCGAATCCAGAACAACTATAA
- the thiL gene encoding thiamine-phosphate kinase: MTLTVQDIGEQGLLKRVQAFCPRAVVGDDAAVLPTEPGKSIVITSDVLVDGVHFSDRTTPPEAAGWRAIAANLSDLAAMGASPLGITVGLGLPKTTPVEWVEKLYQGMADCLNQYGGALVGGDLCRSPVITVAITAFGQVDPNRVIQRSTAQPGDAIFVTGFHGSSRAGLEMLLHSDPAPERASLIRAHQYPIPRFDIPQLTSRVSGMDSSDGLADAVLQICRMSGVGAKLDRALIPIDPALKQWVTPEKAMEWALYGGEDFQLVLCLPQEEAKLWVEQVSGSAIVGQITSDLAVRLIDSSGEFSDRTLSLDQGFQHFQK; encoded by the coding sequence ATGACGCTTACCGTTCAAGATATTGGCGAACAAGGATTATTAAAACGAGTTCAAGCTTTTTGTCCTCGTGCGGTCGTGGGAGATGATGCTGCGGTTCTGCCGACTGAACCTGGAAAATCGATTGTGATTACTTCCGATGTTTTAGTCGATGGCGTGCATTTTAGCGATCGTACGACGCCGCCCGAAGCCGCAGGTTGGAGAGCGATCGCGGCAAATCTCTCTGATTTGGCTGCAATGGGAGCTTCACCGCTCGGCATAACGGTTGGATTAGGTCTCCCAAAAACAACCCCCGTAGAATGGGTGGAAAAGCTTTATCAAGGTATGGCGGATTGTCTGAATCAATACGGGGGAGCCTTGGTCGGTGGAGATTTATGTCGATCGCCTGTGATTACGGTTGCGATTACTGCATTTGGTCAGGTTGATCCGAATCGTGTGATTCAGCGATCGACCGCTCAGCCCGGAGATGCCATCTTTGTGACCGGATTTCATGGGTCGTCCCGTGCAGGATTAGAAATGCTCTTACATTCTGACCCTGCACCAGAGAGAGCCTCATTAATTCGCGCACATCAATATCCAATTCCGCGATTTGATATTCCTCAACTGACGAGCCGCGTGTCTGGAATGGATAGTAGTGATGGCTTAGCAGATGCAGTCCTACAAATCTGTCGGATGAGTGGAGTCGGAGCAAAGCTCGATCGAGCTTTAATCCCAATTGATCCAGCTTTGAAACAGTGGGTTACTCCTGAAAAAGCAATGGAATGGGCATTGTACGGCGGTGAGGATTTTCAGCTTGTTTTATGTTTGCCACAAGAAGAAGCGAAGCTTTGGGTCGAGCAAGTAAGCGGCTCAGCGATCGTGGGTCAAATTACTTCTGATTTAGCAGTGCGATTGATTGATAGTTCCGGGGAATTTAGCGATCGCACTTTGAGCTTGGACCAAGGATTTCAACATTTCCAAAAGTAA